One Actinospica robiniae DSM 44927 genomic region harbors:
- a CDS encoding carbohydrate ABC transporter permease: protein MAAVDTATRTLISRAQLNRPAGKIAYWTTLCVLIFLFALVFLFPLYWLLSGGLKSAQEFAQIPPTLTPAHPRPGNFAKAWDDAGLARLLWNTTYYAAGALVFQLVFDIAAAYAFSKLRPAFGNVIMFGMMATLMIPTSVLALPAYLTANSLPFLHWSLLNSPWVIWLPSVASNAFSILLLKRFFDSIPSELLAAASIDGAGPLRALWSVILPMSRPILGVVSIFAVVNVWKDFLWPLLTLTDTSAQTINIGLFQLSVGLPENILIAALAIASLPTIAFFLVFQRNIMSGLTAGSLKG from the coding sequence ATGGCCGCCGTCGACACCGCCACCCGCACGCTGATCTCCCGCGCCCAGCTCAACCGGCCGGCCGGCAAGATCGCGTACTGGACCACGCTGTGCGTCCTGATCTTCCTGTTCGCGCTGGTGTTCCTCTTCCCGCTGTACTGGCTGCTGAGCGGCGGGCTCAAGTCCGCGCAGGAGTTCGCGCAGATCCCGCCGACGCTCACCCCGGCGCACCCGCGCCCGGGCAACTTCGCCAAGGCCTGGGACGACGCGGGGCTGGCCCGGCTGCTGTGGAACACCACGTACTACGCCGCGGGCGCGCTCGTCTTCCAGCTCGTGTTCGACATCGCCGCGGCGTACGCGTTCTCCAAGCTGCGGCCCGCCTTCGGCAACGTGATCATGTTCGGGATGATGGCGACCCTGATGATCCCGACCTCCGTGCTCGCGCTGCCGGCCTACCTGACCGCCAACAGCCTTCCGTTCCTGCACTGGAGCCTGCTCAACTCGCCCTGGGTGATCTGGCTGCCCTCGGTGGCGAGCAACGCCTTCAGCATCCTGCTGCTCAAGCGGTTCTTCGACTCGATCCCGTCCGAACTGCTCGCCGCCGCGTCCATCGACGGCGCCGGGCCGCTGCGGGCGCTGTGGTCGGTGATCCTGCCGATGTCCCGGCCGATCCTGGGCGTCGTCTCGATCTTCGCGGTGGTCAACGTCTGGAAGGACTTCCTCTGGCCGCTGCTCACCCTGACCGACACCTCGGCCCAGACCATCAACATCGGCCTGTTCCAGCTGTCCGTGGGCCTGCCGGAGAACATCCTGATCGCCGCGCTGGCCATCGCCAGCCTCCCCACGATCGCCTTCTTCCTCGTCTTCCAGCGCAACATCATGTCCGGCCTGACCGCCGGCAGCCTCAAGGGCTGA
- a CDS encoding carbohydrate ABC transporter permease, giving the protein MATTINVSAATAYDARAAARARRRRVPLGRRLRKHGTGYLFILGAAVCFALFSWWPMVREVIMSFQKTNFAGQTKWVGFENYRHVFADPDFWAAWRMSGLFTLFALVLGFAVPLAIAVVLNEMRHAKGYFRLLVYLPVMLPPVAGAFLWRWFYQSDDSGLFNMVLHDLHLPTIQWFQSSHELAVLCLVLFSTWANMGSSVLIYLAALQGVPGELYEAAELDGASILKRVRHVTLPQLKLIISLMLMLQVVNTMQVFLEPDAISHGVNGTVSVVYQIYDYAFSSLNFGNAAALGILLMLVLMIFSGIYLKLARSVEED; this is encoded by the coding sequence ATGGCAACGACCATCAACGTGTCCGCGGCCACCGCGTACGACGCCCGCGCCGCCGCCCGCGCCCGCCGGCGCCGGGTGCCGCTCGGCCGGCGGCTGCGCAAGCACGGTACCGGCTACCTGTTCATCCTCGGCGCGGCCGTGTGCTTCGCGCTCTTCTCCTGGTGGCCCATGGTCCGCGAAGTGATCATGAGCTTCCAGAAGACGAACTTCGCCGGCCAGACCAAGTGGGTCGGCTTCGAGAACTACCGGCACGTGTTCGCCGACCCCGACTTCTGGGCGGCCTGGCGGATGTCGGGACTGTTCACGCTGTTCGCCCTCGTGCTCGGGTTCGCGGTGCCGCTCGCGATCGCCGTCGTGCTCAACGAGATGCGGCACGCCAAGGGCTACTTCCGGCTGCTGGTGTACCTGCCCGTGATGCTCCCGCCGGTGGCCGGGGCGTTCCTGTGGCGCTGGTTCTACCAGTCCGACGACTCCGGCCTGTTCAACATGGTGCTGCACGATCTGCACCTGCCGACGATCCAGTGGTTCCAGAGCTCGCACGAGCTCGCCGTGCTGTGCCTGGTGCTCTTCTCCACCTGGGCCAACATGGGCAGCTCGGTGCTGATCTACCTCGCCGCGCTCCAGGGAGTGCCCGGGGAGCTCTACGAGGCCGCGGAGCTCGACGGCGCCTCGATCCTCAAGCGGGTCCGGCACGTGACGCTGCCGCAGCTGAAGCTGATCATCTCGCTGATGCTGATGCTCCAGGTCGTCAACACCATGCAGGTCTTCCTCGAGCCGGACGCCATCTCGCACGGCGTCAACGGCACCGTCAGCGTCGTCTACCAGATCTACGACTACGCCTTCAGCTCGCTGAACTTCGGCAACGCCGCGGCCCTGGGCATCCTGCTGATGCTGGTGCTGATGATCTTCTCCGGCATCTACCTCAAGCTCGCCCGATCCGTGGAAGAGGACTGA
- a CDS encoding ABC transporter substrate-binding protein produces the protein MHVFQRSKALTIAATALAVAATATGCSSSKSSAAANVDSNAPVTITVGCEPPTSQAQPRANWLADVAAFEKLHPNITVKSDDANPCDDPTTFNAKLASGNMDDVFYTYFTDGPNVVASGQAADIQQYASQINNYSSIQQSLLDVYRDGQSSSGDLYGIPTGNYSLGLVYNKALFKKAGLDPDQPPTTWDQVEQDAIAITKLGGGDIGYADYSAQNTGGWHFVAELYSRGGTAVSADGKSANFDNAAGQSVLEFLHKMRFTDNVMGTNQGLVYNDLLQMMASGKLGMYVGDPSTLTSMHSQYGTAYDDLAVGPMPGATATLLGGSGYMFNKKDTPEQIEAGIKWVNYEFETSGIGQFDYQRLSSQNQPVGLPEPDLWQGAVATADNTAKAKYANIPTTNFTAYVNALPSMKLIIEPPQAQAIYAKGDAAMFAVLSKPNADIPGLLKTFAAATNTILANAQ, from the coding sequence ATGCACGTCTTCCAGCGAAGCAAGGCGCTCACCATCGCCGCCACGGCGCTCGCCGTCGCCGCCACCGCCACCGGCTGCAGCAGTTCTAAGAGCTCAGCGGCGGCCAACGTCGACTCGAATGCTCCGGTCACCATCACCGTCGGCTGCGAGCCGCCCACCTCGCAGGCCCAACCGCGGGCCAACTGGCTCGCCGACGTCGCGGCGTTCGAGAAGCTGCACCCGAACATCACCGTCAAGAGCGACGACGCCAACCCGTGTGACGATCCGACCACGTTCAACGCCAAGCTCGCCAGCGGCAACATGGACGACGTCTTCTACACCTACTTCACCGACGGGCCCAACGTCGTCGCCTCCGGCCAGGCCGCCGACATCCAGCAGTACGCGAGCCAGATCAACAACTACTCCTCGATCCAGCAGTCCCTGCTCGACGTCTACCGCGACGGGCAGAGCTCCTCGGGCGACCTGTACGGCATACCCACCGGCAACTACAGCCTCGGCCTGGTCTACAACAAGGCGCTGTTCAAGAAGGCCGGCCTGGACCCGGACCAGCCCCCGACGACCTGGGACCAGGTCGAGCAGGACGCCATCGCGATCACCAAGCTCGGCGGCGGCGACATCGGCTACGCCGACTACAGCGCGCAGAACACCGGCGGCTGGCACTTCGTCGCCGAGCTCTACTCGCGCGGCGGCACGGCGGTCAGCGCGGACGGCAAGAGCGCGAACTTCGACAACGCCGCCGGCCAGTCCGTGCTCGAGTTCCTGCACAAGATGCGCTTCACCGACAACGTGATGGGCACCAACCAGGGCCTGGTCTACAACGACCTGCTGCAGATGATGGCCTCCGGCAAGCTCGGCATGTACGTCGGCGACCCGAGCACCCTCACCTCCATGCACAGCCAGTACGGCACCGCCTACGACGACCTGGCGGTCGGCCCGATGCCCGGCGCCACCGCGACGCTGCTCGGCGGCTCCGGCTACATGTTCAACAAGAAGGACACGCCGGAGCAGATCGAGGCTGGCATCAAGTGGGTCAACTACGAGTTCGAGACCTCCGGCATCGGCCAGTTCGACTACCAGCGCCTGTCCTCGCAGAACCAGCCGGTGGGCCTGCCCGAGCCCGACCTGTGGCAGGGCGCGGTGGCCACCGCCGACAACACGGCCAAGGCCAAGTACGCGAACATCCCCACCACGAACTTCACCGCGTACGTCAACGCCCTGCCGTCGATGAAGCTCATCATCGAGCCCCCGCAGGCGCAGGCCATCTACGCCAAGGGCGACGCGGCGATGTTCGCGGTGCTGAGCAAGCCGAACGCGGACATCCCGGGCCTGCTCAAGACCTTCGCGGCCGCCACGAACACCATCCTGGCGAACGCCCAGTAG
- a CDS encoding LacI family DNA-binding transcriptional regulator, which yields MTKRLSDVAAFAGVSVATVRRVLGDKPGISPGTRAAVLTALDVFGLDRPAAFRGTVKGGLVGLVVPDLQNPIFPALVESVSIGLVKLGLMTCLCTRTADGVSEANYIELLLRRDVAGIVFIGASYADAGPEYGRELRERGIPMVLVNAADENEGVARVSVDDEAAAEQALAHLSSLGHTRIGLILGPQGHVPSARKLGVYVRHMRTSPTDQTWRDLVVHVPFSMEGGGAAMTRLLGLGVTGVVCASDALALGAIRTVRRRGLSVPEGVSVVGFDDSTYMSVVEAPLTTVRQPVRAMGAAAVELLETQINGQSVPSEELLLEPQLIVRGSTGPCRPQARAGDAKS from the coding sequence GTGACGAAGAGGCTGAGTGATGTGGCCGCGTTCGCCGGGGTGAGCGTGGCCACGGTGCGGCGGGTGTTGGGGGACAAGCCCGGGATATCGCCGGGCACCCGGGCGGCGGTGCTCACCGCGCTGGACGTGTTCGGCTTGGACCGGCCGGCGGCGTTCCGGGGGACGGTGAAGGGGGGCCTGGTCGGGCTGGTGGTGCCGGACCTGCAGAACCCGATCTTCCCGGCGCTGGTGGAGTCCGTCTCGATCGGGCTGGTCAAGCTCGGATTGATGACCTGTCTGTGCACCCGCACCGCCGACGGGGTGTCGGAGGCCAACTACATCGAGCTGCTGCTGCGGCGCGACGTGGCCGGGATCGTGTTCATCGGAGCCAGTTACGCCGACGCAGGGCCCGAATACGGGCGCGAGCTGCGCGAGCGGGGGATCCCGATGGTGCTGGTCAACGCCGCGGACGAGAACGAGGGGGTGGCCCGGGTCTCGGTGGACGACGAGGCGGCGGCCGAGCAGGCGCTGGCGCACCTGTCTTCGTTGGGGCACACCAGGATCGGGCTGATCCTCGGGCCGCAGGGGCACGTGCCCTCGGCGCGCAAGCTCGGCGTCTACGTCCGGCACATGCGCACCTCGCCGACCGACCAGACGTGGCGCGACCTGGTCGTGCACGTGCCGTTCTCGATGGAGGGCGGGGGAGCGGCGATGACGCGGCTGCTCGGCCTGGGCGTGACCGGGGTGGTGTGCGCGAGCGACGCGCTGGCGCTCGGCGCGATCCGGACGGTCCGGCGGCGCGGGCTCAGCGTGCCGGAGGGCGTGTCGGTGGTCGGCTTCGACGACTCGACCTACATGTCCGTGGTCGAGGCCCCGCTGACCACGGTCCGCCAGCCGGTGCGGGCGATGGGCGCCGCGGCCGTGGAGCTGCTCGAGACGCAGATCAACGGCCAGTCCGTGCCCAGCGAGGAACTGCTGCTCGAGCCGCAGCTGATCGTGCGCGGGTCCACCGGGCCGTGCCGGCCGCAGGCTCGTGCCGGTGATGCCAAGTCGTGA
- a CDS encoding VOC family protein → MITTDGTPNLPGWIDLGSPDPDASAEFYGTVFGWSSEAMTNDQAPEDDPDQGRYLMLSKDGGTVGGIGALQDPSAKSAWTVYVRVPDIEATIGSCESLGGSVRAPRMQVGSEGFLAQLTDPSGAEFALWQPEGFTGLGRACQDDSLLWVELYTQDPEAAKRFYGGLFGWQTEAYTMPEGTYDMWTTNPGVGTDAFGGMMQISPEMPVQQETWVPYFMVADTDATLARTVAAGGSVLMPATDAAPGRLAALADPFGARFNLLKPAPTM, encoded by the coding sequence ATGATTACCACGGATGGCACCCCCAACCTGCCCGGCTGGATCGATCTGGGCTCCCCCGACCCGGACGCCTCGGCGGAGTTCTACGGCACCGTCTTCGGCTGGAGCTCCGAAGCGATGACGAACGACCAGGCACCGGAAGACGATCCGGACCAGGGCCGCTACCTCATGCTGAGCAAAGACGGCGGCACCGTCGGCGGCATCGGCGCGCTGCAGGATCCGTCCGCCAAGTCGGCTTGGACGGTCTACGTCCGCGTCCCGGACATCGAGGCGACGATCGGGAGCTGCGAGTCGCTCGGCGGCAGCGTCCGGGCTCCGCGCATGCAGGTCGGCAGCGAGGGCTTCCTCGCCCAGCTCACCGATCCGAGCGGCGCGGAGTTCGCCCTCTGGCAGCCGGAGGGCTTCACCGGACTCGGGCGGGCCTGCCAGGACGACAGCCTGCTGTGGGTCGAGCTCTACACCCAGGACCCTGAGGCCGCCAAGCGCTTCTACGGCGGCCTGTTCGGCTGGCAGACGGAGGCGTACACGATGCCCGAGGGCACCTACGACATGTGGACCACGAACCCCGGCGTGGGCACCGACGCCTTCGGCGGCATGATGCAGATCAGCCCGGAGATGCCCGTCCAGCAGGAGACCTGGGTCCCGTACTTCATGGTCGCCGACACGGACGCGACGCTCGCCCGGACCGTCGCGGCCGGCGGCTCGGTCCTGATGCCCGCGACCGACGCCGCGCCCGGGCGGCTCGCCGCGTTGGCCGACCCGTTCGGGGCCCGCTTCAACCTGCTCAAGCCCGCGCCCACGATGTAG
- a CDS encoding VOC family protein, producing MADNFKAIIYPVKDVEKAKSLFTALLGAPPEQDTPYYVGWSIGGQNIGLNPNGFDQGMTGPVPYVDVADIKARFDALVAAGATVLQEPTDVGGGSQIAAVKDADGNTIGLRSAGA from the coding sequence ATGGCCGACAACTTCAAGGCGATCATCTACCCGGTCAAGGACGTGGAGAAGGCCAAGTCCCTGTTCACGGCCCTCCTCGGCGCGCCGCCGGAGCAGGACACTCCCTACTACGTCGGATGGAGCATCGGCGGGCAGAACATCGGCCTGAACCCGAACGGCTTCGACCAGGGCATGACCGGCCCGGTCCCCTACGTCGACGTCGCGGACATCAAGGCGCGCTTCGACGCGCTCGTCGCCGCCGGCGCGACGGTCCTGCAGGAGCCCACGGACGTCGGCGGCGGCTCGCAGATCGCCGCGGTCAAGGACGCCGACGGCAACACCATCGGCCTGCGGAGCGCGGGCGCCTGA
- a CDS encoding helix-turn-helix domain-containing protein, with the protein MSSVSHYLTPPVEVRALGLAVTGVGCISGQRQARVGRTLAGYAGVLLTEGSGSLELHGRHGRHELSAGSFFWLPPGIAHSYGPGPDGWSEYWILFEGPAAARYEELGYLGGGPAAIDPAEPDAVRSRLAGLLALAGEPESLDGHLRAAAELHALICAVGTTRVAETAPEPARRDVGRRALALFDRDAHRPIGIGAVAHELSVSRDTLATAVRELTGSTPTEYLTRLRLNRSKTLLADTDLPVFRVAKDVGFPDPAYFTRVFTKYTGVAPTAFRRQQQS; encoded by the coding sequence ATGTCGTCCGTCTCGCACTACCTCACTCCGCCGGTGGAGGTAAGGGCTCTGGGGCTCGCCGTCACCGGTGTCGGGTGCATCTCCGGGCAGCGCCAGGCGCGAGTAGGGCGCACCCTCGCCGGCTACGCGGGCGTGCTGCTGACCGAGGGATCCGGGAGCCTCGAGCTGCATGGACGACATGGGCGGCACGAGTTGAGTGCCGGCTCGTTCTTCTGGCTGCCCCCGGGCATCGCGCACAGCTACGGCCCCGGCCCGGACGGCTGGTCCGAGTACTGGATCCTGTTCGAAGGCCCGGCCGCGGCGCGTTACGAAGAGCTCGGATATCTCGGCGGCGGGCCGGCCGCGATCGACCCGGCCGAGCCGGACGCGGTGCGCTCCCGGCTGGCCGGTCTGCTGGCGCTGGCCGGCGAGCCCGAATCACTCGACGGCCACCTCCGCGCGGCCGCCGAACTGCACGCGCTGATCTGCGCTGTCGGCACGACCCGGGTCGCCGAGACCGCGCCGGAACCGGCCCGCCGGGACGTCGGCCGCCGGGCGCTGGCCCTGTTCGACCGGGACGCGCACCGCCCGATCGGCATCGGCGCGGTCGCCCACGAGCTGTCCGTCTCCCGGGACACGCTCGCCACCGCGGTCAGGGAACTGACCGGCTCCACGCCGACGGAGTACCTGACCCGGTTGCGGCTCAACCGCTCCAAGACGCTGCTGGCCGACACCGACCTGCCCGTCTTCCGGGTGGCCAAGGACGTCGGCTTCCCCGACCCCGCCTACTTCACCCGGGTGTTCACCAAGTACACCGGGGTGGCCCCGACCGCCTTCCGGCGGCAGCAGCAGTCCTGA
- a CDS encoding RICIN domain-containing protein: MRRPRRTLAAVIAATVTVSAVFGSVSTASAATAKPASPAAPAHGKPAKPSKPAKPSKPSKPGKSSTGSDPATGATLTVSIGSTGGFSNPTDTPASPYIDKDGTFYYQESASLYGTTDPHEWQFFSGTNIDTATEDTALSTAVNPANSSDANNNTVWRCQNSATGVTATASTSYPLANYCDLIGTWVDPDTGDWYGLVHNEFTGQPFGDGLHYDSIDYAVSHDEGKTWTIEGHAITSPYSTTRGDTTAFPNQTYDYGDGDPRLYVDQASGYFYMYYASRIVNKGGQSGSTIGLGHVARCPISAKMATGCWEKWYNGSWSQPGVGGLESNMVPVDSTNPNGYTSTTQDYNPDNTGTTDAQIAAGVLPSDSYLGFMNITYDAYLGLYIGEPETWSVTSQRFYVTSDLSTQKWTLIGNSGSYTSDSWYRWFIDSVNKTSSEIVGQSFRSYCSIACNSGDGEYANETIGSSAPAAVIDTTKTYKLANGNGRVLAQVSGSSATTSDASATGSKLESWAFAPNGDGSYRIINASTGKALGVDSSTTSQRAWGTAPSVTTLLAAGPTVGQQWFVLPDTDVAGTFRIVNRYSGLVIGLSSVSSRRAETTPSRNWTDTTGSTVGGGRTVAEQTLKLTATGTAPESLLAANPGTQTSTVGTAVSLQLSAADSAGKPLTYTATGLPAGLSISPSGLISGTLTTATTGSTVTFTATSHTASSKASFSWVVNPATPDLDGTHTIAIGTQGLDDPSGSTEEDLGLTTTKLSGLTETDWVFTKQADGAYEIASAVSGQCVSVNYGSTAAGIDIVQWPCSDGSNQEWRVALQPNGTYSLTAANSSLLMTTASTDDGALVTQEADTDSPLQQWSIS, encoded by the coding sequence GTGCGACGACCCCGCAGAACCCTGGCCGCGGTGATCGCGGCGACTGTGACCGTGTCGGCGGTTTTCGGCAGCGTGAGCACGGCTTCGGCGGCGACGGCCAAGCCGGCCTCGCCCGCCGCGCCGGCCCACGGAAAGCCCGCCAAGCCCTCGAAGCCGGCCAAGCCTTCCAAGCCGTCGAAGCCCGGCAAGAGCTCGACGGGATCGGACCCGGCCACGGGCGCCACGCTGACCGTCTCCATCGGCTCCACCGGCGGATTCTCCAACCCGACGGACACTCCGGCCTCGCCGTACATCGACAAGGACGGGACGTTCTACTATCAGGAGTCCGCGTCCCTCTACGGCACCACCGATCCGCACGAGTGGCAGTTCTTCAGCGGCACGAACATCGACACCGCCACGGAGGACACCGCCCTCAGCACCGCGGTGAACCCGGCGAACTCCAGTGACGCCAACAACAACACCGTCTGGCGCTGCCAGAACAGCGCGACCGGCGTCACCGCGACCGCCAGCACGAGCTACCCGCTGGCCAACTACTGCGACCTGATCGGGACCTGGGTCGACCCGGACACCGGCGACTGGTACGGCTTGGTCCACAACGAGTTCACCGGCCAGCCCTTCGGCGACGGCCTGCACTACGACTCGATCGACTACGCCGTCTCCCACGACGAGGGCAAGACCTGGACCATCGAAGGCCACGCCATCACCTCGCCGTACTCGACGACCCGCGGCGACACCACGGCGTTCCCGAACCAGACCTACGACTACGGCGACGGCGACCCGCGTCTCTACGTCGACCAGGCGTCAGGGTACTTCTACATGTACTACGCCTCGCGCATCGTGAACAAGGGCGGCCAGTCGGGCAGCACCATCGGCCTCGGCCACGTCGCCCGCTGCCCCATCTCGGCGAAGATGGCGACCGGCTGCTGGGAGAAGTGGTACAACGGCTCCTGGTCGCAGCCGGGTGTCGGCGGCCTGGAAAGCAACATGGTGCCGGTCGACTCGACCAACCCCAACGGCTACACGTCCACCACGCAGGACTACAACCCGGACAACACCGGGACCACGGACGCGCAGATCGCGGCGGGCGTGCTCCCGTCGGACTCGTACCTGGGCTTCATGAACATCACCTACGACGCCTACCTCGGCCTCTACATCGGCGAGCCCGAGACCTGGTCGGTGACTTCGCAGCGCTTCTACGTGACCTCGGACCTCTCGACGCAGAAGTGGACGCTGATCGGCAACTCCGGCAGCTACACCTCCGACTCCTGGTACCGCTGGTTCATCGACAGCGTCAACAAGACGAGCTCTGAGATCGTCGGACAGTCCTTCCGGTCCTACTGCTCGATCGCCTGCAACAGCGGCGACGGCGAGTACGCCAACGAGACCATCGGCAGCTCGGCGCCGGCGGCCGTGATCGACACCACCAAGACCTACAAGCTCGCCAACGGCAACGGCCGGGTGCTCGCGCAGGTCTCCGGCAGCTCGGCCACGACGTCTGACGCCTCGGCCACCGGCTCGAAGCTCGAGTCCTGGGCCTTCGCGCCCAACGGCGACGGCTCGTACCGGATCATCAACGCCTCGACCGGCAAGGCCCTCGGCGTCGACTCCAGCACCACGTCCCAGCGCGCCTGGGGCACCGCGCCGTCCGTCACCACGCTCCTGGCCGCCGGCCCGACCGTCGGTCAGCAGTGGTTCGTCCTCCCGGACACCGACGTCGCCGGCACGTTCCGGATCGTCAACCGCTACAGCGGCCTGGTGATCGGCCTGTCCTCGGTCAGCTCCCGCCGGGCCGAGACCACGCCGAGCCGCAACTGGACCGACACGACCGGCAGCACCGTCGGCGGCGGACGCACGGTCGCCGAGCAGACGCTGAAGCTCACCGCGACCGGCACCGCGCCCGAGTCCCTGCTCGCCGCCAACCCCGGCACCCAGACGAGCACGGTCGGCACCGCGGTCTCGCTCCAGCTCTCCGCGGCCGACTCGGCCGGCAAGCCCCTGACGTACACCGCCACCGGACTCCCGGCCGGCCTGTCGATCAGCCCCTCCGGCCTCATCTCCGGCACCCTGACGACGGCCACGACCGGCAGCACCGTCACCTTCACCGCGACCTCGCACACCGCGAGCAGCAAGGCGTCCTTCAGCTGGGTGGTCAACCCCGCCACGCCGGATCTCGACGGCACGCACACCATCGCCATCGGCACCCAGGGCCTGGACGACCCGAGCGGCAGCACGGAGGAGGACCTCGGGCTGACCACGACGAAGCTCAGCGGCCTCACCGAGACCGATTGGGTCTTCACCAAGCAGGCCGACGGCGCGTACGAGATCGCGAGCGCTGTCTCCGGCCAGTGCGTCTCGGTCAACTACGGTTCGACGGCGGCGGGCATAGACATCGTGCAGTGGCCCTGCTCGGACGGCAGCAACCAGGAGTGGAGGGTGGCCCTGCAGCCGAACGGCACGTACTCGCTCACCGCGGCGAACAGCAGCCTGCTGATGACCACCGCCTCGACCGACGACGGAGCACTCGTGACGCAGGAAGCCGACACGGATTCCCCGCTCCAGCAGTGGAGCATCTCGTAG
- a CDS encoding AraC family transcriptional regulator produces the protein MPVGPAPEPSGLVDLRLHEPPAIAQIGIGVHGIASKRDVFLLPDLWQFHLYRYSAELVIGGIEHQIKPGMTSLVPPGTTVEFRYRGRSEHHYVHFRPAATGAPVRVRLVQDAATIAPLLTDLLQGAVTADPAFPARATADVWAALWQVSTLAAAPCPDQPHPAVAAALKVIEAELAEPLSVADIAEAVGLSHNHLTRLFRAHTGETVVAHIRRRRMRRAGHLLQASTLPIASIAAAVGIPDLQAFNKACRREFGLSPRALREAGERGAAPRPPAAKTDMTGLHG, from the coding sequence ATGCCCGTCGGCCCGGCACCGGAGCCCTCAGGGCTGGTGGATCTTCGTCTGCACGAGCCACCCGCGATCGCGCAGATCGGGATCGGCGTGCACGGCATCGCATCCAAGCGCGACGTCTTCCTCTTGCCGGACCTGTGGCAGTTCCACCTGTACCGCTACAGCGCCGAACTCGTCATCGGCGGGATCGAGCATCAGATCAAGCCCGGTATGACGAGCCTGGTACCGCCTGGCACCACGGTCGAGTTCCGCTACCGAGGGCGGTCCGAGCATCACTACGTCCACTTCCGGCCCGCCGCGACCGGGGCGCCCGTGAGGGTCCGGCTCGTGCAGGATGCCGCGACGATCGCTCCGCTACTGACGGATCTGTTGCAGGGCGCAGTGACCGCTGACCCCGCCTTCCCGGCCCGCGCGACCGCCGATGTGTGGGCAGCGCTGTGGCAGGTGAGCACGCTCGCCGCGGCGCCATGTCCGGACCAGCCACACCCGGCCGTAGCGGCGGCGCTGAAAGTCATCGAGGCTGAACTCGCCGAACCGCTGTCCGTCGCCGATATCGCCGAAGCCGTCGGGCTCTCGCACAACCACCTCACCCGGCTCTTCCGCGCGCACACCGGCGAGACCGTCGTAGCCCATATCCGCAGACGCCGCATGCGCCGAGCGGGCCACCTCCTCCAGGCCTCCACCTTGCCGATCGCAAGCATCGCCGCCGCGGTGGGCATCCCCGATCTCCAGGCGTTCAACAAGGCCTGCCGCCGCGAGTTCGGACTCTCCCCCCGCGCGCTGAGAGAGGCGGGGGAACGTGGCGCAGCGCCCCGGCCGCCGGCCGCGAAAACCGACATGACTGGACTACACGGATGA